TTATGATTTTTCTCTGCCTTATGCATTTATGTCGATCAAATCTTTCCACGCTATTTTTGAAAATATGATTTTTTTAGAACTCTTAGGCAAAAACCAAACCCTCTTTTATGATGAAGGATGTGATTTTTTGACACAAGATTCCTGTGCCTACATTGCTCTAGCTTTTCCAACACAAGAAATGATTGAAGAAAAAATTGCCAAGATCCAAAAAAAGTTTTCACTGATCACAATCATTACTATCAACTACGAATATGAAAGAAAAACACCTTATGGCAAATGGAAAGCAGTAAGTTTTATAAATTTCGCGCTAGGAGAATCATAAATTTGACATCAGTTCAAAACTTATGCCTTAAAAATCTAAATTGATTTAATCTAATGATTTTGACCTATAGCAAAGCTTTTACGATGCCACTGCGTGTAGCCATAAACTTTGATAGCTTCTAAATGATTCTTTGTTCCATAGCCTGCATTATTTTTAAAACCATATCGAGGATCAAGCGTATCTAATTTGAGCATTTGAGCATCTTTGGAAGTCTTAGCAATGATAGAAGCTGCTGAGATTTGAGGAACTTTATCATCTCCTTTAACCAAACACTTCAAATCATAATCAGTTGTACTTTTAAGCCCAAAAAGCGTATTACCATCCATATAAAAATCCCTACTAAAAGCAAGCAAATGCCCAATAATTTCTTGAAGAGCTTCTCTCAGACAAGCACTTAAGCCTTGTACATCAATCTCTGCGCAAGTTTTTTCAACAATATGAATATGCACATCCTCAGACTCTAATAATCTTTCAGCAAGTTCAAAGCGCTTAGATTTGGAAAGTTTTTTGCTATCTTTAATCCCTATAGAACTCATCCATTTTGCTTTAGCCTCATTACAAGCAACACCAACGATGAACATACTTCCGCATAAACTACCCCTACCAGCTTCATCTATACCGCAGATCAATCTCCTATTCCTTAGGTTTAATCATATTAGCAGGAATGACAAATCTATCAAAATCTTCTGCACTCAAAAGTCCCAATTCTACACAAGATTCTTTAAGACTGATTCCTTTTTTATGGGCATTTTTAGCCACTTTTGCGGCATTTTCATAGCCTATATGAGGATTTAGAGCAGTAACAAGCATCAAAGAATGATGGAGATTGTAATCAATTTTTTCTAAATTTGGTTCAATGCCCTTAGCGCAATGTTGATTAAAAGAATCCATACAATCAGCCAACAAACTCAAACTCTGCAAAAAATTATAAATCAACACAGGCTTGAAAACATTGAGTTCAAAATTACCTTGACTTGCCCCAAAACCAATCGCAGCATCATTCCCCATTACCTGAACAGCAACCATCGTAACAGCTTCACATTGAGTCGGATTGACCTTTCCGGGCATAATTGAGCTTCCAGGCTCATTTTCAGGAATGTTCAACTCCCCAAGTCCGCATCTAGGACCTGAAGCAAGCCAACGGACATCATTGGCAATCTTCATCAAATTTGCCGCCAAACCTTTAAGTGCTCCGTGTGCAAATACCAAAGCATCGTGAGCAGTAAGTGCGTGGAACTTATTAGGCGAAGAGACAAATTTTTCTCCCGTAAATTTAGAAAGCTCCTCACTGACTTTCTCACCAAGCTTAGGATGGGCATTAATCCCCGTTCCCACAGCAGTTCCTCCGATAGCTAATTCTCTAAGCTGCTCTAAAGAATTTTGAATTTGCGCCTTAGAATGCTCCAACATACTCACATACCCGCTAAATTCCTGTCCAAGCGTCAAAGGTGTAGCATCTTGTAAGTGTGTCCTGCCGATCTTGATAATATCTTTGAATTCTTCAGATTTCTGTTTGAGAGTTGCGTGAAGCCTATCTAAGGAAGGTAACAGCTTGTGAGCGATTTCCAACACTGAAACGATATGCATTGCAGTCGGAAAGGTATCGTTTGAGCTTTGAGACATATTAACGTGATCGTTTGGATGCACAAGTTTTTCTTTTCTAAAGTCTCCGCCCATAATTTCAGTGGCTCTATTAGCAATCACTTCATTGAGATTCATATTTGTTTGCGTACCACTCCCTGTCTGCCAAATTGCCAAAGGAAACATATCATCAAATTTTCCTTCTAAAATCTCATCACAAGCCTGAATGATAGCTTTAGATTTTTTTTCATCTAGCTTGCCCAACGAATGATTGACAACTCCTAGTGATCTCTTAAGTTTAGCAAAGGCATAAATAAGTTCTTTGGGCATTTTTTCAATGCCTATTTTAAAATTTTCAAAACTTCTTTGGGTTTGAGCACCCCAATATCTTGAATCCTCGACTTTAACATCGCCCATTGTGTCGTGCTCGATTCGATAATTCATTCTTAATCCTTTCAAGTATTTTTTTACATTTTACCATCAAATTTAAATATTAAGCAACAATTAAGTTTTATCAGAAAGAACTTAAAATGCTTGATATTTCAATATTTAATACTTCTTACAGAGGCAAAAATCCTTGAATTGCTTACAAAAATATCTATTCAAAAATTGAGGATTTAAAATTCCACACTGCTTCCACAAAACATTTCTATACTTCTGCAAATTTTTTTTAAGGAGTCACTAATGAAGCATTTAAAAATCATTTCAATCATCGTATTGGTATGGGCTACTTGGTTGGGAGCATGGGAGCAAAATCTCAAAACAAAAGATTTAGATCTTCAAATCAAATCAATCGGTAATCCAGTATCAGGAGAAAACACTTTCATTCTCATTCCAAATGCAAATGGATCAAGCCTTAAGGGAGCAAAAATGAGGGTCAGATTTATAATGCCTGAGATGAGTGGTATGCCCGCGATGAATGAAACTGCTCAAATCACTGAAAAAGATGGTTCGTATGAAGCAAAAGTCAATTTACCAATGAATGGCACTTGGCAAATTCGTATTGATATAGAGTTCAATGGCAAAATTTATAAAAATAAAACGAGTATTGATTTATAATGATTTACAAAATCATTATATTCCTCTTATTGGGTGCAAGCATACACGCTTTGGATATTCAAAGCGTGTCTCAAAAATATTTGAGGAATAACAAAAAAATTCAAAGCCTTGAAACTCAAATCAAAGCCCTAGAAGCACAGGCTAAAGTAGCTGGAAAATGGGAAGATCCTATTTTAAGTCTAGGTTACAACAATGCCAATATCAATAACCCATTCATTTTAAATTCAAGCTATATGCAAAATATCAGCGTAGGGCTTTCTCAAAAAATTGACCTTAACGGCAAAAAAAATACACAGTCTAAAATTGTAGATATTCAAAAACAAAGCAAGATTTTGGAACTCAAAAAACTCAAACAACAATATGCGATCAACATTTTTATCAGCGCCATTAATTCTTACAAAAATACTCAAGAAATGGAACTGCTTAAAAATGCAATTAAAAATCTCCAAATTGTACTTAATCAAGCTCAAGGCTTAAGCAATCCCAATACTCTCTCAATAGCCAAGCTAAAAATACTCAAAGCCCAACTTGAAATCCGTAAAAACAATCTTGAAAATTCACTCAACGACGCCAAAATTGCAATAAGCGAACTAAGCTTTGAGTCTTTGGACTTTTTAAGCCTTGCGCCAAAAGATGTGAATTTAGATGCAAATAAAGAAATCGAAAAGGTAAAAGAAACCAATTATGATATCAAAATTGCAATGCTTCAAGAAAATGGAGCCAAAAAAGAATTGGCACTGGCTAAAAAAAGTTTATTGGGAGATGTCAATTTAAACATCTCTTATTTTCGGCGTTCAGATACTTTTGATATGTTTGCTGTGGGTGTGGCTATTCCATTGCCCGCATATGGCAAACAAACCAATCTGATCGAACAAAAAAAACAAGAAAGCCTGATCTCAAAAGATGGGATAGAAGACGCTAGAAACAGGGCTATCCATACCGCGATGGGGCTTATCAAAAAAATCAAAACACTCCAAAAAAATCTTGAAATTATCAACAAGGATATTTTGGGAGCCAACGCTCAAATTGTGCAGATTTATAAAGAAAATCTACCCACATCGGGAGCAGATTATGCCTCTTTTTATAATGCTTTAAATGATGAGATCAATACTGAACTCTCAAAACTCGAAATTTTAAGCGAACTTAACATTGCATATTTAAATTTACAAAACCTCAAAGGTTTGGAGTGATTTTTTATAAAAGGAAAATAATATGAAAAAAATATTGATTTTAGCAATACTTATAGGATGGTGTCTTGGGGAAGACTTTAGCCTACCTACAATTAAAGTTATCCAACAAGAGATAGCCCCATCCAAACGCTACTATGCCTTATTACAACCAGACGAGAGTCGTATTTATAGCCAAAATGTTCGATTTGAAGGATTTGTTGAAAAACTTTATGCAAATAAAACCTATCTCAAAGTCAAAAAGGGCGAAAAACTCTTCTCTGTTTATTCCCCTGAACTCATCAATGCTCAAGGCGAACTGCTTGCCTCATTGCGTTTCAACGAACAAATCGGAGCGATAAAAGAAAAACTCCGACTTTTAGGAATCCCAAAAAATGAGATTGAAAGCATCATTAAAAATAGAAAAATAAAAAACTCTATTGAGATTTCATCAAACTTTGATGGAGTCATATTTACAAAAAATATAAGCGAAGGAGGATTTATCAAACGTGGGGATGAACTTTTTAAGATCATTGACCTCAGCCACATCTGGGTAGTCGCCAAAATTAATCAAGAAGATTTGGAGTTTTTGAAACACTCACAAAAAGCAATGGTCAAAGTCGAAGGGATTCCTAATAAATTCCAAGTTACACTTGAAAATATCAATCCACAAATAGGTTTGAATGATAAGTTTATAGAAGCACGATTTGGACTTGAAAATCAAGATTCAATCTTTTATCCCAATATGTTTGCCAAGATTGAAATTTTTGGAGAAAGCAAAAAAAGATTAGTCTTGCCAAAAGACGCCGTGCTGATTAAAAATAATCAAGCCATCGTATTCAAAAAAGACGACTTTGGTTTTACTCCGATAAATATCGAAGTAAAACAATTAAGCAATGGAGATTATGAGATTTTACAAGGACTCAAGCTCGGGGATGAAGTAGCTAAAAATGCTTTATTTATTCTAGACGCGGATGCTCAAAATAACGGGGATTATTGAAATGATAGAAAAAATTATTGATTTAAGTATCAAAAATAAACTCTTAGTGCTTCTAACCACTCTTTTAGTGTTTTTAGGTTCAATATGGGCGATTAAAACGATCCGTTTAGATGCACTGCCCGATCTATCTCCAGCTCAAGTTGTCGTGCAAATCACTTATCCCAACCAAAGCCCCAAAATTGTTCAAGAACAAGTAACCTACCCTCTAGTATCTACCTTTATGAGTATTGCCAATATTGAAACGGTGCGGGGAATCTCAAGTTATGAAAGCGGATTGATTTATATTATATTCAAAGATAATGTAGATATATATTGGGCGCGTGATCGGGTGCTTGAACAGCTCAGTCGTCTCAAAAATCTCCCTCCTGAGGCAAAAGTAGAACTAGGCAGTGATTCTACTTCGATTGGATGGGCATATCAATATGCTCTAGTAAGCAAAACAAAAAATCTGAGCGAACTCAAAACTCTACAAGATTTTTATTACAAATACGCACTTTTAGGAGTTGATGGCGTCAGTGAAGTAGCAAGTATAGGAGGGTTTGAAAAAAATTACGAGGTTACTATCAATAATGATGCGCTCATTAAATATGATCTCACACTTGAAGACATACTCAATGCAATCAAAAAATCCAATAACGATACCGGCGGGGGCATCATACTTGAAAGCGGATTTGAAAAAATCATCCGCGCGCGTGGTTACATTAAAAATCTCGATGATTTAGGCAATATTGTGCTTAAAAATCAAGATGGTATTCCATTAAAAATCAAAGATGTCGCAACCATTAACCTTACGCCAAAGCCAAGACGCTCTGCTGCAGATTTAAATGGGCAAGGTGAAGTTATTGGGGGTATCGTAATGGTGCGTTATCACGCCGATACCTACGGGGTGCTTCAAAATATCAAGAAAAAAGTAGCGGAGTTGAATAAAACAAATCAAGAGGTACAAATACAAAGCGTTTATGATCGTAGCGAACTAATAGAAAAAGCAGTCAAAAATCTTGTGCATACCTTGATTGAAGAAAGCATTATCGTGCTTTTAATTACGGCTATTTTCTTGTTGCATTTTCGTAGCGCTCTTGTTATTATCATCACCCTTCCTTTGTGCGTATGCATTAGTTTTCTCTTGATGCGACTTTTTAATATTGAAGCAAGCATTATGAGTTTAGGAGGCATAGCAATTGCCATTGGGGCGATGGTAGATGCAGCTATTGTAATGGTTGAAAATGCACACAAACATTTACAGCACACAAATATGAAAGATGAAAAACAACGGGTAGATTCAATCCTCTCTGGCACCAAGCAAGTCGGTGGGGCAATATTTTTTGCATTGATGATTATTGTAGTATCTTTCTTGCCTATATTTGCTCTCAGTGGTCAAGAAGAAAAACTTTTCTCACCTCTAGCTTATACCAAAACTTTTGCGATGCTTGCAGGAGCAGTTCTCTCCATCACTATCGTACCAATATTGATGGTTTATACCATCAAAGGCAAAATCATTCCAGAGACCAAAAACCCTATCAATGCATTTTTCATAAAAATTTACGGGATATGTCTTTCTTTTGTATTGCGATTTCGCTTCATTTTTTTGGGGCTGTGTTTAATTGGGCTAGGTGGCATTTATTTTTCTTACAAAAAACTTCATTGGGAATTTATCCCCCAAATCAACGAGGGTGTTATAATGTATATGCCCGTTACAAGCAATTCTGTCGGTATAGATGTAGCCATTGAATATCTTAAAAAAGCTGATGAAGCCATCAAAAGTCTTGATGAAGTTAAACAAGTTTTTGGAAAAGTCGGGAGAGCTAATACTAGTACTGATACAGCCTCCCTTTCTATGATGGAAATTTATATCGAACTGAAACCTAAAAATGAATGGAAAGAAAAAATCACCTATAAACAACTCAGGGAAAAACTTGAACAGACACTCCAAATCAAAGGACTTACAAACTCATGGACATACCCCATAAGGGGACGCACCGATATGTTATTGACCGGAATTAGAACCCCTTTGGGTATCAAACTCTATGGCAATGACGTCCAAAAGCTACAAGATATTTCGATTCAAATCGAACAAAAGCTCAAAACACTTAAAGAGTCTCTCTCGGTATTTGCCGAAAGAACAAATAATGGTTATTACATCAATGCAGATCTCAATGAAGAAAAGCTTGCTCAATACGGCGTAACCAAAGAAAATATTTTAAACGTCATTACATATGGTATCGGCGGAACGACCATCACAACACGGATTAACGGAGTAGAAAACTACCCGATTTCACTGCGCTTTAAAGATTCTCAAAGAAATAGCCTTCAAAGCATCAAAGAACTCTATGTTAAGACCCAATACGGTTACAAACCTTTAGGAGAATTGGCCAAAATCTATTATGACAACTCTCCTGCAACGCTTAAAAGCGAAAAAGGTCTGAATGTAAATTTTATTTATATTGTACCCAAAACAGGCATAAGCGCTGGAGAATATAAAGAAATTGCTTCGCGCGAACTAGCTAAAATAGATTTGCCTAACGGATACTATTACGAATTCTCCGGAGAAAGCAAATACCTTGAAGAAGCATTTGAAACACTCCAATATATCATTCCTGTGAGTATTTTTATTATTTTTATCTTGATAGTTTTTGCACTCAAAAATTTTTCCAACTCATTATTATGTTTTTTAACTCTGCCTTTTGCATTTTTGGGCGGACTTTTATTTATGGATTTTGCAGGATATAATTTAAGCATTGCAGCTCTAGTTGGATTTCTAGCACTTCTAGGTGTGGCTTCAGAAACTGCTATCGTAATGATTATTTATCTTGAAGAGGCTTACAAAAGCTTTTTATGCCAACCCCAAACTCGCTTGAATCTTAAAAATGCAATTATGGAAGGAGCGGTCAAAAGAGTACGCCCAAAACTGATGACTTTTTTTAGTATTCTTGCTTCTTTGATACCTATTATGTTTTCTCAAGGCGTAGGCAGTGAAATTATGCGTTCAATTGCTGCTCCAATGCTAGGAGGAATGATAACAAGCGTGATTTTGACACTTTTTATCATTCCAGTAATCTATTTTTTGATAAAAAGTGCTAAGATAAAAGAATGAAGACAAAAATACTTTTGCTTGAAGATGACATTTTACTCCATAAGATCGTTAAAGAATTTCTTATTGAACTAGGATTTGAAGTTACAAGTGCCTTTGATGGTCAAAATGCGGAAAATATACTACTCAAAGAAAGCTTTAACTTATGGATTTTTGATGTTCATGTGCCAAAAATTATTGGTTTTGAAATCCTCCAAAACCTTAGAAAACTCCACATTCAAACACCTGTAATTTTTATCACTGCACTTAAAGATAGTTTGAGCCTTAAAAAAGCCTTCGAAATTGGAGCAAACGATTATATCAAAAAGCCCTTTGACCTTGAAGAACTTCAAGCTAGAATCGAACATATTCTAAAAAGCAAAAAAATCCAAATCGCTCCAGAATGCTTTTATGAAGAAGGAATTTTAAGCCTCAAGGGAAAAGAAATGCCTCTGAAGCAAAAAGAGATCAAGTTACTTGAATTTTTTCTCCATAACAAAGGTAGAGTAATTTCAAAAGAAGAACTTTTAAACAATATATGGAGTTACGAACAAATTATTGATGAATCCACGCTCAGAACTTACATTAAAAATCTCAGAAAATATTTAGGCAAAGAAATTATTCAAAATATTAAAGGAGTCGGCTATTGCTTTAAACAATTATGAAAAAAAATCGCTTAAAATCTTTTTAGGCACTTATTTGGGATCTTCTTTTGTCCTGATGGCAGTTATTGCAGCAATTTTTTTCTTTTATGAGCGTGATATTATTCTCAAAAATATCGAACGCGAAATGCAGCTTAAAGCCTACAGATTGGCAAAAGATATCGTAAATCTCCATATGAACCACCACGATAATCAACAAGCATTCAACGATTTGCTCAAAAAATATTCTGGCACCCATATCGCTTTGTTTGACAAAAATAAAAAAGTGATTTACTCCACTATTGAAGAAAATTTTATTCCAGATAAAAATGGATTTTTCAGATCAGGGAATCGTTTTTATCTCGCTGATGACAACACGTTCGGGCATCTAGGAATTGATGCAATCCTGTTGGAATACGAACCCAAAAACCCTGTTTTTAAACAACTTTATCATACAATTATATTGACATCTATGTTCGCATTTATCTGCATAATCATCATCTCAGTGATTTTGTCCAAGTTGTTTTTAAAACCTATTCGCAACGAAATATCGCGTATTGATTCATTTATTAAAAATATTACCCACGAACTCAATACCCCCATCACATCTCTTTTAATCTCAGCAAACTCACTCAAAAAACACGGCGGAGAAAAAATCTCACGCATTCTTGTTGCCACCAAACGCATCCAATATTTATATGATAATTTAACCTATATTTTTATGAAAGATATTAAAAATGAAGAATGCATATCCCTTGATTTAAAAAAACTTATACAAATACAAATCAATCTATTAAAAGAAGTGGCTTGCTACCACCAAATCACGATTGAAAACGATTTAAAAGAAAAAAAGCTGACTGCTCAAGAGAACGATATGATTTCACTCATAAATAATTTAATAATGAATGCCATAAAATATAATATTCCCGAAGGAAAAATTAAAATCATTCTAGATAAAGATCTATGCATAAGCAACACAGGACATCAAATTCCTCAAGATAAAATTAAGCTCTTAAGTCAAAGATATTTCCGACTCGATTTGAGTAAAAACGGGTATGGTATCGGATTAAACATTATCAAAAGCGTATGCGATCATTATGGCTTCAAGCTCTCTATCACAAGCAAAGCACTTACAGAAGAAATTTATGAAAATACATTTAAAATCAGACTTTCAAAGACTTAAATTGATTCAAATCAAGAAAAATACCATTTGATAGAATTATCCTATCAATATTTTATATTTTATCAATAAGAAAATTTAGAATACGGAATCAACGATTATGAAAAAACTACTTGCTCCTCTTTGTCTTATCTTGCCACTTTTTTCCGAAGAATGGGGAGATCGTATGCCTTCTGAAGAAATCTTAAATTCGGGCGAAATAAAAACCATTAAAGTCAGTGGAGAAAGCGGTACAGATGGCAAGAACTATTTCTATAATTACAGAAATTTCACCTATTCTACAAATGGTCTAGGAACTTCTGAACTCATTATACTCCCTAAAACGACTCTAGGTTCTTTTTATAATAAAGGACATATCTATATTGATCAAAACTCCAAACTTTCAATGAATTTTACAAACTCGATTTTGATACTACAAGATTATGGTTCTTATACGATACAAAAAAATGCCGGACTTGAAATGTCAGGACAGGAATTTACCATTTATGCAGGAACATTTCTAAATAAGGGCATCACAACACTAAACATCAGTGGTTCTGTCAATAATAACTTTACATCAGGCACAAAAGGCATTATCAATGAAGGCGGATCTCTCACCATTAACGCCGAAATCTTTCATAACGGAAGAACAGACATCGGGGAAGGCTCTTATGGAGTCTTTGAAACGACTGAAAACGGGGTAAGCATCATCAATGTAAATACGGAATTTAATAATCTCAGCTATATCTATCGAATATTAGATGGAGAAGTTAAGAATAAAAAAAATGCCGATGCTATTTCAATCCTGAAAGCTTCCTCTCAAGGAACCCTTTCTATCAATGGAGGAGATGTTTATAACGGAGGACACATTCAATACTCTGGCGGTTCAGGCTCCAAATCTTATTATTCTGGTGCAGGTTACATCATTGCTGATAATGGAACTATCAATATTGAAAAAAATCTTATTTCTAAAGGAGCAGGAGAAAAACTCAGTGCGCAAAATGCTTCTGAAGCGGTCTATTCAAAAATATCTGCCATAAACAAAGGAGTTATTAATATCAAAGGGAATTTCACCAATGGTATTTATAGCAATGTTGTTGTAAGCGAAGGTGGCAGTATTAATGTGGGCGGAAGTTTTCAAAGCGGAAAAAATACCAATATTATTTTTGGTGGAGATTCTTTAAAAGGTTATGGAAATATCAGTGCAAATAATGCTGATATCAGCGGTGCAAATTTGGTTTTTTATAAAGGAGATGTAAAAACTGATACCACCTATGTATTTTTGGAAACTAAAAATACGCTCAATTATGATGCTTCAATTCTAGGCATACAAAACACAATTGCTCAAGATGGGAGTGAAAATCTATTTTATCAAGCTTTCATTGAAAATGATGGGAATCGTTTAAAAATTACCTTTCAAGACAAAACAGGGAATCAAAGTGTTTCTGAAATCATCTCCCAAAATACCGAACTTAATCAAAATGAACGTATCATTATCGATGCAATCGACACACAAAAACCCATAAATACATTTGATATTAGGAATTTAAGTGCGACCCAAATCAAAGAGACTGCCAAAAATATTGAAAAAGGATTCAGTAACTTTGCAAACAATAAAAATATGTCAATAAGAACTGGGTTTAATACCGCAAAAACCTTAATATTCAACCGAATGATCAAGGTTCAATCTTTAATCGCCCAAAACCAACCATTGCCAAGATATGCTGCCAACACAATTAATCCTTATGGCTATCAATCCGATCAGGTCGCACGTCCTTATTATCTGACCTACCCCTCAAGAAAAACACTCAAGACTAACGCATTATATGCAAGTATATTGGGAGCATACCAAAAAAACACTGCAGGATCAGGCTATGATTATGGTTTTAATGCCGGATATGACAAGACTTTCAACAAAAATCTATTTTTGGGTTTTTATGCAAACTATCTCTTAGGGGACTCAAAACTTGACTCTGTAGATATTCGTACCCAATCCCTCCAGATAGGAACTTATGCACGTCTGAATACATCGTTTTTAGAAACTGATATTATTTTTAGTTACATCAATGCTAGAAATAATGCGGTTAAAGAAATTACGATTGCTTCTGATACCTATTCTAATCATTCTCGATACAATACCCAAGCTTTCAATCTATTGATTCAAGCAGGTCCTAAAATTGTCTTTGGAACCAATATTATCAAGCCTTATATTGGAATAAATGCTGTTTATGAACACAATAACCAGCTCAAAGAAAAAGATGAATTATTTGCAAGCGAATATTTTTTCAAAAATAATCTTTATGTAGGGGCAATAGCAGGAATTGAGTATCGAAAATATTCGAATGGAGGCTACTTTTTTATCCAACCCTCAATAGAATATACTTTTTACAGCAATCTTAAAGCCACACAAATCATTTTTTTAAACAATACTCTAGTCATCCCAACACCGGCGAAAGAAAATTTCGCCTCCTTACTTGTAGGAGGAGAATTTCCTCTTAATAGCAGATTCTTAGTTAATATCAACGCCTCACTAAAGGCTTCAAATCAAAAAACTTTAATCGCTGCAGGAAGCGCATCTTTAAAGTTTATATTCTAAATATAGAAATTATTGGCAATTATAACATTCAACAGAGCGATCCATTACATTTTCATCAACGCTTGGGCTTTCGCTCCTCAAATAATAGGTGGATTTTAAGCCTAACTTCCACGCTAACATATAAATATCATTCAAAAGTTTGCCACTGGCTTTTTCAAGTCTCATAAAAATATTGGTGCTTTGTCCTTGATCTATCCATTTTTGTCTGATTGCTGCAGCTTTGATCAAACTTGTCTGATCAAGGTCATAAGCAGAAATGTAATAATTCCAATTCTCCAAATTCAAATTAGGAACAACAACAGGAATCAACCCGCTTAAATTTTCTTCATACCATTTCTTTTTATAGACAGGTTCAATGGTTTGAGTTGTCCCCACTAGAATTGAAATTGAACTTGTAGGGGCAATCGCCATCAAATACCCATTGCGAATCCCTTGAATCTTGACAATATCCCTTAGAGATTTCCAATCACAGCTACTGCCAAAAAGTCCTCCTCTATCTACAAGCTTTAAAGCCTCCTTGTTTGCCTTATCAATAGGAAAAATTCCTTGACTCCAACTTGAGCCCTCATATTGAGGATATTTACCTTTTTCTTTAGCAAGATTAGAACTTGATAAAATTGTGTAATAACTGATCATTTCCATTACTTCATCAATCTTTTCAAGATGTTCATCAGAACCCCAATGAATTTTGGCATCAGCAAGCATTTGAGCTTCTCCCATCACGCCTAATCCGATAGCACGATTCTGAAGATTGGTAACTTTAACCTTTCTATCTGGATAAAAATTCAAATCAATAACATTATCAAGCATTCTGATTGCTATAGGGACCACTCTTTGAATATCTTCTTGAGTATGAATTTTGCTTAAATTCACGCTTGCTAGATTGCAAACTGCAGTATGGCCTCCGGTTTGTTTTCGAGTGGCGATAAAAATTTGTTTTCCACCCAATGAATCGATGCTTGTGAGTTTATTTGCTTTCTTTTTGACACCCGCATCCGTAATTATTTCCTTTTTTTCCTCAATAATCTCAATACTGCCATCACAAAATTCAATTTCAACAACATAATGACCAGGACTAGTATTTTGAAATATTTCAGTGCAAAGATTAGAGCTTCTAATAATACCTGTATGAGCATTGGGATTAGCACGATTAGCATTGTCTTTAAAGCACAAAAACGGCAATCCTGATTCAAAATAATTCGTCAAAATCTTTTTCCAAAGATCCTTAGCGCTAATATGTTCTTTAATTATATTGGGGTTTTTTTCA
The sequence above is a segment of the Helicobacter sp. 12S02232-10 genome. Coding sequences within it:
- a CDS encoding ribonuclease HII; translation: MICGIDEAGRGSLCGSMFIVGVACNEAKAKWMSSIGIKDSKKLSKSKRFELAERLLESEDVHIHIVEKTCAEIDVQGLSACLREALQEIIGHLLAFSRDFYMDGNTLFGLKSTTDYDLKCLVKGDDKVPQISAASIIAKTSKDAQMLKLDTLDPRYGFKNNAGYGTKNHLEAIKVYGYTQWHRKSFAIGQNH
- the fumC gene encoding class II fumarate hydratase, producing MNYRIEHDTMGDVKVEDSRYWGAQTQRSFENFKIGIEKMPKELIYAFAKLKRSLGVVNHSLGKLDEKKSKAIIQACDEILEGKFDDMFPLAIWQTGSGTQTNMNLNEVIANRATEIMGGDFRKEKLVHPNDHVNMSQSSNDTFPTAMHIVSVLEIAHKLLPSLDRLHATLKQKSEEFKDIIKIGRTHLQDATPLTLGQEFSGYVSMLEHSKAQIQNSLEQLRELAIGGTAVGTGINAHPKLGEKVSEELSKFTGEKFVSSPNKFHALTAHDALVFAHGALKGLAANLMKIANDVRWLASGPRCGLGELNIPENEPGSSIMPGKVNPTQCEAVTMVAVQVMGNDAAIGFGASQGNFELNVFKPVLIYNFLQSLSLLADCMDSFNQHCAKGIEPNLEKIDYNLHHSLMLVTALNPHIGYENAAKVAKNAHKKGISLKESCVELGLLSAEDFDRFVIPANMIKPKE
- a CDS encoding FixH family protein, which produces MKHLKIISIIVLVWATWLGAWEQNLKTKDLDLQIKSIGNPVSGENTFILIPNANGSSLKGAKMRVRFIMPEMSGMPAMNETAQITEKDGSYEAKVNLPMNGTWQIRIDIEFNGKIYKNKTSIDL
- the crdB gene encoding copper resistance outer membrane protein CrdB, with product MIYKIIIFLLLGASIHALDIQSVSQKYLRNNKKIQSLETQIKALEAQAKVAGKWEDPILSLGYNNANINNPFILNSSYMQNISVGLSQKIDLNGKKNTQSKIVDIQKQSKILELKKLKQQYAINIFISAINSYKNTQEMELLKNAIKNLQIVLNQAQGLSNPNTLSIAKLKILKAQLEIRKNNLENSLNDAKIAISELSFESLDFLSLAPKDVNLDANKEIEKVKETNYDIKIAMLQENGAKKELALAKKSLLGDVNLNISYFRRSDTFDMFAVGVAIPLPAYGKQTNLIEQKKQESLISKDGIEDARNRAIHTAMGLIKKIKTLQKNLEIINKDILGANAQIVQIYKENLPTSGADYASFYNALNDEINTELSKLEILSELNIAYLNLQNLKGLE
- a CDS encoding HlyD family efflux transporter periplasmic adaptor subunit, yielding MKKILILAILIGWCLGEDFSLPTIKVIQQEIAPSKRYYALLQPDESRIYSQNVRFEGFVEKLYANKTYLKVKKGEKLFSVYSPELINAQGELLASLRFNEQIGAIKEKLRLLGIPKNEIESIIKNRKIKNSIEISSNFDGVIFTKNISEGGFIKRGDELFKIIDLSHIWVVAKINQEDLEFLKHSQKAMVKVEGIPNKFQVTLENINPQIGLNDKFIEARFGLENQDSIFYPNMFAKIEIFGESKKRLVLPKDAVLIKNNQAIVFKKDDFGFTPINIEVKQLSNGDYEILQGLKLGDEVAKNALFILDADAQNNGDY